The sequence GGCGAGCTCAGCGAGCCCGACGAGAGCTGCGGCTATCGCAAGCTGCCCTGACTCCGACGCCGTCCAAGCCACCGCAGACGGCCGGACTCCGCCCGCTAGCCACCGCAATCTGCCCTGCTTTCAGCGCAGCTTGTAGACTCTTGGGTTCACACGGCGTGGCTGCCCGCGATCAAGTGCGCGTAGCGCACGGCTTCAGGCAAGCGAGCCTCCCGTCGCGTCGTCTGCAGCAGCGCCGACACTGCGCCTCGCTCGATGCCGCTGCACTGCACCCACAGATCGTCGATGCGCTGCATCTCGCCTGCCCGAAGGATCAGCTGCCACTTCTGCGCACCCCCGGGCACCCGCTGCATCAGCGCGCGTTTGACCGCAGGGTAGTCGGGCTTGCGCTTGCTGAAGACGACCACCGGACGTTGCAGGCGTTCGGCCAAGGCGTGGATGTCGACGACGTTGAAGCCTGCGAGGGCGATTCCTTCCAGCAGCACTGCCTGTACGTGTTCGTTCGCGTCCGAGGCCTCGAGCATTTCGGCGATGCGCACCGTCGCGTTACGACCATCGCGCCGCACCCGTGACACGAGCACGCCGTCGAGGCGTGTGCGCGTGCATACGGCGCCAAGGATGGGCACATCCCCGCGGAACGAGCGCGGAAAGGGCGCATCGTCGACGCCAAGGACATTGGAGATGCGGCGCACCGCGCGAGTCTAGCAGCCCGGGGTCAGTCCTCGCGAGAGCGCAACTCACCACCAAAGCGAGCGAAGAGCGCGGGCAGGCCGAGCAGTGTCGCCAGCGTCGCGGTGACCAAGCCGCCGATCACCACCGTGGCCAGCGGACGCTGCACCTCCGCTCCCGTGCCGGTGGCCAGAGCCATGGGCACGAAGCCCAGGGCGGCCACCAAAGCGGTCGTGATCACGGGTCGCAAGCGCTCCCGCGCCGCGTGCGTGCTCGCGCTCAAGCGATCTTCGCCGGCCAACTGTCGCTGGCGCGCCGCCGCCAGCAGCACCACACCGTTCAGCGTCGCCACGCCGAACAAGGCCAAGAAGCCGACGGCTGCGCTGATGGATAGCTCCAATCCCCGCAGCGCGAGTGCAAAGACGCCGCCCGTGGCCGCAGCGGGCACGTTGATGAAGATGAGCAAGGCGGGTCGCAGTGCACCGAAGGCCAGGTAGAGCAACACCAGGATGGCCAGTAGCGTTGCGGGAACGATCAGCGCGAGGCGCTCCGTGGCACGAGCCAGGTTCTCGTACTCGCCGCCGTACTCGATGAAGTAGCCCGGCGGAAGCTCCACTTGGCGGATGCGACTCTGAAGCTCCTGCACGAAGCTCGCCAAGTCCCGACCGCGCACGTTGGCTTCTACCACGACGCGTCGACGAGCTTGCTCCCGACTGACCTGGGCGGGACCACTCTGTTCGTTGATGTCCACGACGTCGCCGAGCAACACGAAGCGTCCGTCGCCCAGTGGCACACGCAGCTGCGCCATCGGCTCGGGATCCCCCGCCGGCACTTCCGCCATGCGCATCATGACGTCGAAGCGGCGTTCGCCCTGGATCAGTTTGCCCACGGGGCGACCGATGCGCAGGCTTTCGATGAAGCGCTCGATTTGTTCGGGGGTCACGCCCATCCGGCCCATCTTCACGGGATCTGGGCGCAGCGTGAGCATGCTGAGACCACTGATCGGCTCCGCGCGCACGTCGGCTGCCCCAGGCGTCGCCGCGATGACGGCGCTGATCTTGTCTGCCGCGCGGCGAAGGACGGCCAGATCGTCGCCGAAGATCTTCACGCCCACGTCCGAGCGCACGCCACCGATCAGCTCGTCGACGCGCATCTCGATCGGCTGCGTGAAGCCGAAGGCGGCCCCCGGCAGCGCCTTGCTCAACACGGGCTCGAACACCTCAGCGAAACCAGCCGCGTCGTCGGCTGTGACCCACTCGCTGCGAGGCTTGAGCATGACCATCACGTCGCTCTGCTCGACGCCCATCACGTCCGTTGCCACGTCGGGACTTCCCGTACGCGACACCACGCGCTCCACTTCCGGGAACTGCGCCAGCGCCTGCTCCACCGCCGTCGTGCCGCGAATCGCTTCTTCCAGGGAGACGCTGGGCGGTCGCGTGATCTGGATCGCCAGGTCGCCTTCTTCCAGGCGTGGCACGAACTCCGCGCCCCGTCCTGCTGCCACGACGCTCCCAATCAAGAGCAGCGCGAGGAGGCCGACGCTGGCCAACTTCCAGCGCGGCGTCACGAAGGCAGCCACGGGTTCGTAGAGACTGCCGAGCTTGCGAGCCAACCAGGGTTCGGACGTGTGCGCGCGCTTGAGCACGAGTCCGCCCATGGCCGGGATCCAGGTGAAGGTGAGCACCAGGGCGGTGCCAATGGCGAACAGCACCGTCAACGCCATGGGGCGAAACAGCTTCCCCTCCACGCCTTCGAGCAGCAGCACGGGCAAGTAGACGATGGCGATGATCACGACCGCCATCGTGACGGGGCGGCCCACTTCGCCGGCCACGGTGCCCATGGCGTCGCGCCCGCTGAGCTTGCGTGTCGCCATGGCGGCAAGTGCGCCTTCGACGATCACCACGGCGCCGTCCACCACCAATCCGAAGTCGATGGCGCCCAGCGACAAGAGATTCCCGCTGACGCCGGTCTGCTGCATCAGCAGAAACGCCCCCAGCATGCTCAAGGGGATCACGCTGGCGACCAGCAAACCCGCACGCAGATCGCCCAGCATCAGCAGCAGCACGAGCGCAACGACCAGCCCGCCTTCCAGCAAGCTCTTCTTCACGGTACCGAGTACTTCGTCTACGAAGGCGGCACGGTCGTAGAAGGGTTCCACCTGCACACCCGCGGGCAGGCTCGGTGCGATCTCGGCTAGACGCAGTTTCACACGCTTCACGACGTCGTGAGCGTTGCCGCCTGCCACCATCTGCACCATGGCGTAGACCGTTTCGCCCTTGCCATCGGCCGTGGCGGCGGAGAAGCGCGGCGCCTTGCCGTCGACGACGTCGGCCACGTCGCGCACGAACACCGGCGTGCGCGGCTTCCCTCCCTCGTCGGCCACACCGGCATTGACGACCAGTCCCTCCACGTCACTGGCTTTGCGAAAGGTGGCGTCCAGGCGCACGAAAGTGCCTTCCTCGCGGCGCTCCAGGGACCCCGCGCTCGCGCTCTGCCCGCCTGCCAACAGTGTGGACTCGACGGTGGCAGGCGAGATCCCCGAGATCAACAGATCCCGAGGTCGCAAGCGCACTTCCAATTGGCGCTCGTCGCCTCCCCAGGGGTTGACCTCCACCACTCCCGGAACGGACCGCAATCGATAGGCGATGTCCCACTCCAGAAGGGTGCGCACTTCTGCGGCGGTGTGCCCCGGCCAGGTGACGGTGAAGTGATAGACCTCGCCGAGACCAGTGGTCAGCGGGCCCAACTCCGGACGTCCGGCGCCCATCGGAATGGCTTCGCGCGCGCTTGGCAGACGCTGACTCACCAGTTGGCGCGCTTGCTCCAAGTCCATGTCGTCATCGAAGACCAGGGTCACAGCGCTGACGCCGGCACGGGAGATCGAGCGCACGGTCTGCACGCGTGGAATGCCAGTCATGGCCAGCTCCACGGGCTGCGTCACCAGACGCTCGACCTCGACCGGCGACAGCCCCGGCGCACTGCTCAGCACCTGCACCTGTACGTTGGTGACGTCCGGAACGGCGTCGATGGGAAGCTTGCGATAGCCACGAATGCCCATGGCCACGAGCACCACGACTCCCAGCACAGCCAGGATCGGGCTGTCGATCACGATGCGTGCGGCCTTGCCAATCATGGCTACTCCAGGGACGCGCGCATCCACTCGCCCTTGAGCAGGATGGCGCCGTTCACCGCGACCTGGGTCCCGAGCTTGGGCCCCTGCGTCAGATAGGCCCACGCGTGGGTGCGCAGTTCGACCACGACCGGAACCACCTCGAACTCCCCAGGGGACGCGCCCGCAACGAAGACCGCCGGCGAACCGTCCAGATCCACCAAGGCGTCGCGCGGGACCACCAGCTTCTTCTCCGCCTTCTCGACTTGTCCGTGAATGCGCACATCGAGGGTCTGGCCCGCGATGGGCAGCTCACACTTCTGCGGCGTGATCAGCACCGACACGGTGCGACGCCCGGGTTCTACTTCGGCGCTTCGCGATTTCACGACGCCATCGCAGGTCTTGCGCCCGGGAAAGGCCAGCGACGCCCGGGCGCCGGCGAGCACGCGATACGCGTCACGCTCGAGCACCTCAGCGCGCACCAGGAACGACTCGGGATTCACGACTCGGAACAGCTTGTCGCCGGCTTCGAGACGAGCGCCCAGCTCGGCTCCACGATGAGTGACCACGCCTGCAATCGGGGCACGCACGCTCAGCTTCGCCCCCTGAGCGCCGTAGGCCGAGAGCAGCAGTCGCGCGGCGCGCTCTTCGGAGCGGAGCGTCTGCACTTCCGCGGCGGCGCGATCGAGCTCTCCCTGGGTCGTGGCTTGGCGATCGATCAATCGTTGCTCGCGCGACAGCGCCCGCTCCGCACGACCGAGTTGCGCCTTGGCCCGGCTCAGCTCGCCGGCAGCCCGCGCGGCGTCCGGCGCAGTCAGTTCCGCCAAGAGCTGGCCCTTTTTCACGAGGTCCCCTTCACGCACGTGGAGCGCCCGCACCGTCGACAAGACCAACGCGCCGACGTCGGCAGCACCGTCCAAGTCTGCTTCGACGTAGCCAGTGGCGCGCACTTCTTCCTCGGGGCTGTGCTGCTCCACTTTGCCCAACACCACCCTTCCACTCGCGATCAGCTCTGGGGCCACCTTGACCACGCTGCGCTTGTTCGCTTCGGCTGAAGCGGCAGGTTCCGACGTCGGCTCGGCGCGGGAACAACCCAGAACCGAGAGCAGCGCCATCGCAGCCACGAATCGCCAGCTCATGGCCGCCTCCCGTCGGGCAGGCGACCCATGGCAGCGAACAGCTCCATTTCCACGCGGCGGGCCTCGGCAGCGGCCTGCAACCAACGCTCTTCGGTTTCCATCGCTGCGCGGCGCGCCAGGAGCACGTCCGAGAGCGGCGCTTTCCCTTCGCCATAGCGCAGCAGCGCCTCTTCGAGCGCACTCTTGGCGGGCTTGACGGCGGATGCGCCGAGGGCGTCACGAGTACGGCGAGCGTGCGTTCGCTCATGCCACAGCATGCGCGCCTGAGTCTGTTGACGAATCGCCTGTTGCGCCGCGTGCGCCCGCGCGACCGCTGCGAGTCGTCGCCGCTCGCTGGCTTCGAACTTTCCCGGGTTGACCACGCCCAAGGGCACGCTCACCCGTCCCAACACAATCCAATCTCCCGTTGCTTCTCGAGTCACCGATGGCCCGAGGGCCAAGGCCGAGGTCCCTTCCGCCAGGGACTGCTCGGCAGCATGGTTCAACGCCTTTGCCTCGAGCATCAGTCGCTGCAATCGCGGATGTTGGCGCGCTTCGGCCAACACACTCGCCTCCCGCAACGCGGGTCCGTCCGCGTCCACGCGTCCCACGACCCGCAGCCCGCGCCCTTCGCCGAGGCCCAAGCGGTAGGCCAGCTCCGCATCGGCCATGAACTGGTCGCCCTGGGCGGCAAAGACGGCGGCGCGCGCAGAGCCTGCAAGCGCCTCGGCAGATGCCAGCTCGCCGCGGGTCGCGGACTGAGCATCGGCGCGGGCTCGCGCCAGCTGCTCGAGTTTTCGGGCCTGCTCGAGGCTTGCCTTGCGCACACGTAGCAGCTCGCGGGCCAGGCGGGCGTCGACCCAAGCCACACCTGCCGCCAAACCGACGGCCACGCGCACCTCTGCCAATTCGTGATTCGCAGCGCTGACCCGCGTCGCGGCGACACGACGACGCGCACCCGCGACGCCCGCCATCGGAAAGTCGGCCCACACGCCAAGCGACGCGTCGAGCCCAGTGCTGTCGCCGAAGCGCGGCCCCGCAGAGATTTCCACGCGTGGAGGCAGACTCAGTGCCCCGCGCGTGCTGCGCACGAGCTGCCCAGCGCCGCGCTGGGAGGCACGCGCAACGTCGAGCTCGGGTGCGCGCTGGAGCGCGCGACTGAGAGTGGTCTGCAGATCGAGGGTGGGACCGAGCGCACCGGTGGCGTGATGGTCGTGCTCGGCTCGACCCAGCGCCGGCAGTTGCAGGGCAAGGCCGAGAACCACCCCTGCGACCGCGTGGCGCCGCAGCGAGTAAGTATCCATGACGTGCCCGAGCAACCTGGCTCGATACCGCCGCTTTCGCCATCCGACGAAGGTCGGAAAGACAGGAACCCCCCGGGGGACTACGCCCTTTGACAGCCTCGGACATCCGTAGGATGCAGGCGAATGGCGTGGCGGGGAAATCTCCCGCCAATCCCCCAACCAGGCCGCGGACCGTGCCCGCGTTTCGACTGACCCCCATCCTTCTCGGCGCCCTGGTCGGCGCACTTTATGCCGCCGTCCTTCGCGTCGTGGACGAAGCGTGGCCTTTCTATCATCCCGCTCACCGGGTCCTGGATTGGACCATCTCGATCGTGCTCGGCATCGTACTGGGCCTGCTCGCGGATGCGCTCCGGTCACGCGCCGAGCGCGCGCGGGCGGAGCATCGTGAAGTGGAACAACTCCGCGAGCGGATTCGCGGTACCGAACGCGACCAGGCCGTATGGGTCCTCGCCTCGTCGCTGCTGCACGAATTGCGCAATCCGCTGCACACCCTTGGCCTCGCGCTGGAAGAACTGGACCGCGGAGATCCGGACCCAAGCCACCGACCGCTCTTGGTCGAAGCGCGCCAAGCTGCCGAGCGAATGACCGAGCGCTTCAAGCGCCTGGGTGCGTTGGCCGACCAGCCCTCTCACCTCGCAGCCGCCTACGACCTCGGGCAACTCGTGCGTTCCACGGCGGCGCGCTTCGACGCCATCGCCAAGACCTTTGGAGCCCGGGTAGAGGTAGTGGGCCCCAGTAGCCTCGAAGTAGTGGGCGATGCCGGCATGATCCGGGCCGCACTCGAGAATCTGGTCTCGAATGCCGTCGATGCCGTGCGACCGCGGCGCGACGGACGCGTGGAGCTGAGCCTCGACTCCGAGGGCGGCCTCGCCCGGGTGCGGGTCACCGACAACGGGCCCGGGATCCCCGAAGATGTCGCAGCCGACGTGTTCCAGCCGCTGCGATCCACGAAGGCCCCGCTGCACGGCTTGGGCCTCGGCTTGCCCATCGCCCGCGGCTTGGCGCGCGCGCAGCAAGGCGACGTCGAGTGGGAAGCGTGCAGCCAAGGAGCGTGTTTCGTGCTGTCCGTTCCAGTCACCGGTCCTGAACGTGAGGACGAAACGTGAAACGTCGGCTGCTACTGATCGAAGACGAGAGCGGAGCCCGCAACGTGCTGCGGCTGAGTTTGAGCGCACGCGGGCTGGAGGTAGACGCCGCCGAGGGCGTCGAAGCCGCCCTCGCCCTCGCCCGTGCGCACCCCTACTACGACGCGATCGTGACGGACGTCGTGCTGGGCAAAGACGAGGATGGCGGACTGTCGCTGATCCCCAAGCTGCGAGAGTTGGGCGTCACGGCGCCCGTGGTCGTGATCACGGCCTTCGCCGACAAGCGTCGCCTGAAACGCGCCCTGGAGTTGCGCGTCTCCTATCTACTCGAAAAGCCCTTCAGCTCCGACGAACTGCTCTCGGTACTGAACCGTCTGTGGGACGAGACCGACGAGCTTTCTCACTTCGTCGAGCAAGCCCTGACGCGGGCAGCGTTGACTCCAAAAGAGGCAGAAGTGGCTCGGCTCGTCTTGAAGGGACTATCCAACGACGAGATCGCCCGCGCTCTGGACAATAGCGACAAGACCATTCGCCAGCATCTGAGTTCGATCTACGCGAAGTGCCACGTGGGCAGCCGCGCGGAGTTCTTCCACTACGTGTTCCCCACTTGATCGCCACCTTCAGCGGGATCTTGGCGAAAGTAGGCGGCGAGCAGCGAGTAGAGTTCGGGATCCCGAGAGCGCAGCTGACGAGGCTTTTCGAAGAACGCCTCTACCGCGACGGCGAATAGCTCTGCTTCATTGGTGCCCGCGTAGTCGCGCAGTGCACCGCGACCGCGTCGCTGGCGGGCCAAGCGACGCGCGATCAGATCGATCCACGGCGCCGTGGCCACCCACTCCAGATCACCGGGAACGCCATCGGCGCGCCCGTCGGTGAAGTCCATCACGTGGGCCAGCTCGTGGAGCCCCAAGTTGTGCCCGTCGAGTCGCGAGAATCCCATGCGCAGCTCGCGCTGGGAAAGCAAGATGGGCCCCTGCGCGTGCACCATCCCCGCAATGTCGGCATTGTCGCTCTGGGCATAGCGTTCGTCGAAGGCGCGAGGGTAGACGACGATGTCGCGCAAGGTCGGCCATTCGAACTCGGGCAGACCGTGGGTCAACATCGCCGCAGAGCTCGCGATCAAGAGCCGCGTTTCGTCATCCAGCGCCGCACCGCGATCGGCAAAGATACGCTGCTCCGCCAGGAAGATGCGAATGTGGTCCTCGAAGCGTCGACGCCCTTCGTCGGATAGCCCGCGGTAGAACGGCACTCGCCGCTCGAGACAACTACGCCACGCCTCCGGAAAAGCCGAGGCCAGGAGCCTGCGTCGGCGTCGGTATCTATGTGTCAGCGCCCAATAGACAACCAGCGCCAGCGCGGGTCCAAAGAGCGCAGCGCTCGGCGAGACGATCACGGCGGCAGCCCCAGCCACCACGAGCCCCAGCGCCACGGACACCGAAGCCGAACCGCGCGCAGCAAGCATCCTCGCTTTCTAGCACGCTCTTCATTTTTTCATCTCGGCAGAGGGCGGCGCGCTTCGTCGCCTCCCGCCTTGGCCGGCGTGGCCGGTGTGCCTGAGCGAGCTAGTGCTGCGTCCCAGAAGTCGCAATCTAGTATCAAAGCGCCCAAGTGGACGCAGCACTAGTGGATTCGCGAAGCGAATCCGGGGGGCTTAGAAACCGGCGGAGCCGGTTTCCGGGGGCGGGACGCCCCCGATGACGCCAGTGCCCGCGCTGCGAAGCAGCGCACGGGCGCGAAGCGCCCGCTCAGAATTCGGATTACGAATTCTGAGACACGGCACTAGTGCCTCGTTTCGTTGAGAACGCAGCAGCGAACGCCGCGCTCTTCTCGATGCAAACGAGCACTGGCGCCCCGCGAGCGCTCGCCGTATCGTGCGCCCAT comes from Polyangiaceae bacterium and encodes:
- a CDS encoding DUF99 family protein, which translates into the protein MRRISNVLGVDDAPFPRSFRGDVPILGAVCTRTRLDGVLVSRVRRDGRNATVRIAEMLEASDANEHVQAVLLEGIALAGFNVVDIHALAERLQRPVVVFSKRKPDYPAVKRALMQRVPGGAQKWQLILRAGEMQRIDDLWVQCSGIERGAVSALLQTTRREARLPEAVRYAHLIAGSHAV
- a CDS encoding zinc-dependent peptidase, which translates into the protein MLAARGSASVSVALGLVVAGAAAVIVSPSAALFGPALALVVYWALTHRYRRRRRLLASAFPEAWRSCLERRVPFYRGLSDEGRRRFEDHIRIFLAEQRIFADRGAALDDETRLLIASSAAMLTHGLPEFEWPTLRDIVVYPRAFDERYAQSDNADIAGMVHAQGPILLSQRELRMGFSRLDGHNLGLHELAHVMDFTDGRADGVPGDLEWVATAPWIDLIARRLARQRRGRGALRDYAGTNEAELFAVAVEAFFEKPRQLRSRDPELYSLLAAYFRQDPAEGGDQVGNT
- a CDS encoding response regulator transcription factor, which codes for MKRRLLLIEDESGARNVLRLSLSARGLEVDAAEGVEAALALARAHPYYDAIVTDVVLGKDEDGGLSLIPKLRELGVTAPVVVITAFADKRRLKRALELRVSYLLEKPFSSDELLSVLNRLWDETDELSHFVEQALTRAALTPKEAEVARLVLKGLSNDEIARALDNSDKTIRQHLSSIYAKCHVGSRAEFFHYVFPT
- a CDS encoding CusA/CzcA family heavy metal efflux RND transporter, with amino-acid sequence MIGKAARIVIDSPILAVLGVVVLVAMGIRGYRKLPIDAVPDVTNVQVQVLSSAPGLSPVEVERLVTQPVELAMTGIPRVQTVRSISRAGVSAVTLVFDDDMDLEQARQLVSQRLPSAREAIPMGAGRPELGPLTTGLGEVYHFTVTWPGHTAAEVRTLLEWDIAYRLRSVPGVVEVNPWGGDERQLEVRLRPRDLLISGISPATVESTLLAGGQSASAGSLERREEGTFVRLDATFRKASDVEGLVVNAGVADEGGKPRTPVFVRDVADVVDGKAPRFSAATADGKGETVYAMVQMVAGGNAHDVVKRVKLRLAEIAPSLPAGVQVEPFYDRAAFVDEVLGTVKKSLLEGGLVVALVLLLMLGDLRAGLLVASVIPLSMLGAFLLMQQTGVSGNLLSLGAIDFGLVVDGAVVIVEGALAAMATRKLSGRDAMGTVAGEVGRPVTMAVVIIAIVYLPVLLLEGVEGKLFRPMALTVLFAIGTALVLTFTWIPAMGGLVLKRAHTSEPWLARKLGSLYEPVAAFVTPRWKLASVGLLALLLIGSVVAAGRGAEFVPRLEEGDLAIQITRPPSVSLEEAIRGTTAVEQALAQFPEVERVVSRTGSPDVATDVMGVEQSDVMVMLKPRSEWVTADDAAGFAEVFEPVLSKALPGAAFGFTQPIEMRVDELIGGVRSDVGVKIFGDDLAVLRRAADKISAVIAATPGAADVRAEPISGLSMLTLRPDPVKMGRMGVTPEQIERFIESLRIGRPVGKLIQGERRFDVMMRMAEVPAGDPEPMAQLRVPLGDGRFVLLGDVVDINEQSGPAQVSREQARRRVVVEANVRGRDLASFVQELQSRIRQVELPPGYFIEYGGEYENLARATERLALIVPATLLAILVLLYLAFGALRPALLIFINVPAAATGGVFALALRGLELSISAAVGFLALFGVATLNGVVLLAAARQRQLAGEDRLSASTHAARERLRPVITTALVAALGFVPMALATGTGAEVQRPLATVVIGGLVTATLATLLGLPALFARFGGELRSRED
- a CDS encoding efflux RND transporter periplasmic adaptor subunit, with amino-acid sequence MSWRFVAAMALLSVLGCSRAEPTSEPAASAEANKRSVVKVAPELIASGRVVLGKVEQHSPEEEVRATGYVEADLDGAADVGALVLSTVRALHVREGDLVKKGQLLAELTAPDAARAAGELSRAKAQLGRAERALSREQRLIDRQATTQGELDRAAAEVQTLRSEERAARLLLSAYGAQGAKLSVRAPIAGVVTHRGAELGARLEAGDKLFRVVNPESFLVRAEVLERDAYRVLAGARASLAFPGRKTCDGVVKSRSAEVEPGRRTVSVLITPQKCELPIAGQTLDVRIHGQVEKAEKKLVVPRDALVDLDGSPAVFVAGASPGEFEVVPVVVELRTHAWAYLTQGPKLGTQVAVNGAILLKGEWMRASLE
- a CDS encoding HAMP domain-containing sensor histidine kinase; the encoded protein is MPAFRLTPILLGALVGALYAAVLRVVDEAWPFYHPAHRVLDWTISIVLGIVLGLLADALRSRAERARAEHREVEQLRERIRGTERDQAVWVLASSLLHELRNPLHTLGLALEELDRGDPDPSHRPLLVEARQAAERMTERFKRLGALADQPSHLAAAYDLGQLVRSTAARFDAIAKTFGARVEVVGPSSLEVVGDAGMIRAALENLVSNAVDAVRPRRDGRVELSLDSEGGLARVRVTDNGPGIPEDVAADVFQPLRSTKAPLHGLGLGLPIARGLARAQQGDVEWEACSQGACFVLSVPVTGPEREDET
- a CDS encoding TolC family protein, with the translated sequence MDTYSLRRHAVAGVVLGLALQLPALGRAEHDHHATGALGPTLDLQTTLSRALQRAPELDVARASQRGAGQLVRSTRGALSLPPRVEISAGPRFGDSTGLDASLGVWADFPMAGVAGARRRVAATRVSAANHELAEVRVAVGLAAGVAWVDARLARELLRVRKASLEQARKLEQLARARADAQSATRGELASAEALAGSARAAVFAAQGDQFMADAELAYRLGLGEGRGLRVVGRVDADGPALREASVLAEARQHPRLQRLMLEAKALNHAAEQSLAEGTSALALGPSVTREATGDWIVLGRVSVPLGVVNPGKFEASERRRLAAVARAHAAQQAIRQQTQARMLWHERTHARRTRDALGASAVKPAKSALEEALLRYGEGKAPLSDVLLARRAAMETEERWLQAAAEARRVEMELFAAMGRLPDGRRP